From Spirosoma aerolatum, one genomic window encodes:
- a CDS encoding transketolase family protein has protein sequence MRKEFSAAVERIAREDDKIIFITGDLGYSALENVADVLGPRFINAGVAEQNMVGVAAGMAYKGYKVFCYSIAPFVVYRCLEQFRNDICLHRMPVFLVGNGGGYGYGIMGSTHHAIEDLACLSSLQNVNTYIPAFADEVSPMLDQIVAEARPTYLRLGAGPNTPDGAQTYGSFKHVVRSQSPIGTVVALGPVAANVLTALQDNLLADQFDVFTATNLPLDLPADLAHKWAGKPMLVVEEHVSVGGLAQQLSVKLLADGAAPSHFVSLSAQGYPNGLYGDQKYHQQLSGLDPVNIARQLASFTN, from the coding sequence ATGAGAAAAGAATTTTCAGCCGCCGTAGAGCGAATTGCTCGGGAAGACGATAAAATTATATTCATCACTGGCGATTTAGGCTATAGCGCACTTGAAAACGTGGCCGATGTGCTGGGCCCCCGCTTCATTAATGCTGGCGTAGCCGAACAGAATATGGTTGGTGTAGCAGCCGGTATGGCCTATAAAGGCTACAAAGTGTTTTGTTACAGCATTGCCCCTTTCGTGGTGTATCGGTGTCTGGAGCAATTCCGAAACGATATTTGTCTGCATCGGATGCCCGTGTTTCTGGTTGGCAACGGGGGGGGTTATGGCTATGGCATTATGGGCAGTACGCACCACGCCATCGAAGATCTGGCCTGCCTGAGTAGTCTGCAAAACGTAAATACGTACATACCGGCTTTTGCCGATGAAGTGTCGCCGATGCTCGATCAGATCGTAGCCGAAGCCCGTCCTACATATCTACGTCTGGGAGCAGGACCCAATACGCCCGATGGTGCTCAGACATACGGCTCATTCAAACATGTGGTTCGGAGTCAATCTCCCATTGGTACGGTAGTGGCACTTGGCCCTGTTGCCGCCAATGTATTGACGGCCTTACAGGATAATTTGCTGGCCGATCAATTCGATGTGTTTACGGCTACGAATCTTCCTCTCGATTTACCGGCTGACTTAGCCCACAAATGGGCTGGCAAACCGATGCTCGTTGTCGAAGAACACGTATCGGTTGGGGGTCTGGCGCAGCAATTATCTGTTAAACTACTGGCGGATGGGGCTGCACCGAGCCATTTCGTTAGTCTGTCGGCACAAGGCTACCCCAACGGCCTCTATGGCGATCAGAAATATCATCAGCAATTATCGGGGCTCGATCCGGTCAACATTGCCCGGCAATTAGCGTCCTTTACAAACTAG
- a CDS encoding acyltransferase family protein, translated as MQTNAPVTTQPTRPALNHLLQLDGVRFIAVALVLFDHWTMEHIELPVGALGALGVTIFFVLSGFLITRILLSSKDKLSHQPNGGLGKYLKTFYIRRTIRIFPVYYLTLIVLALINEPPVRQKFGWLALYATNIYIALYHTWMGTVDHLWSLAVEEQVYLFLPLLLFFIPRRYVPLTALCMIVGSVGLRYVLHRANLPWFIGYVSTPTCLDSFGLGAIMAYGWLYRRDLFNKVFQSSIWVWLGLAGFIGVGLLNQYIAVDSPRGYHNIMSDVWERLAASVFGFFLIGRAVLGFGGIMKWVLENRVSQYMGRISYGLYLYHNFIFNVYHTQPTHFTVRSWRRITDLIPVLNSSYFFQFSYFVFLTVLLATVSWYLIEKPINGLKDKFSY; from the coding sequence ATGCAAACAAACGCTCCAGTCACTACACAGCCCACACGCCCTGCTCTGAACCACCTGCTTCAACTGGATGGGGTTCGGTTTATTGCTGTTGCTTTAGTGTTGTTCGACCACTGGACGATGGAGCATATCGAATTGCCAGTTGGTGCGCTTGGTGCCTTAGGCGTAACGATTTTTTTTGTACTGAGTGGCTTTCTGATCACCCGCATTTTGCTGTCGAGCAAAGATAAACTCAGCCATCAGCCCAACGGTGGCCTGGGTAAGTACCTTAAAACGTTCTATATCCGCCGAACGATTCGAATTTTTCCGGTCTATTACCTGACGCTGATCGTTCTAGCCCTGATTAATGAGCCACCCGTCCGACAAAAATTTGGCTGGTTAGCCCTGTACGCTACGAATATCTACATAGCTCTGTACCATACCTGGATGGGCACAGTCGACCATCTGTGGTCATTGGCTGTTGAAGAGCAGGTCTATCTTTTTCTGCCTCTGCTTCTATTTTTTATTCCCCGCCGGTATGTACCCCTTACCGCCCTTTGTATGATCGTTGGCAGTGTCGGACTCCGGTATGTCCTTCACCGGGCCAATCTGCCCTGGTTTATCGGGTATGTATCAACACCAACCTGTCTTGATTCGTTTGGACTGGGAGCCATTATGGCCTACGGCTGGCTATACCGCCGTGACCTGTTCAACAAGGTCTTTCAATCGTCAATTTGGGTCTGGCTCGGCCTGGCTGGATTTATTGGCGTGGGGTTGTTAAACCAATACATAGCTGTAGACTCCCCACGTGGTTACCATAACATCATGTCGGATGTATGGGAGCGGCTGGCCGCTTCAGTCTTCGGTTTCTTCCTTATCGGGCGTGCCGTGCTTGGATTCGGGGGCATTATGAAATGGGTACTGGAAAATCGAGTTAGCCAATATATGGGCCGGATCAGTTATGGCTTATATCTGTACCATAACTTTATTTTCAACGTTTATCACACGCAACCAACCCATTTTACCGTCCGCTCCTGGCGTCGGATTACGGACCTGATTCCTGTATTGAACAGTTCTTATTTTTTTCAATTCTCCTATTTCGTTTTTTTAACCGTATTGCTGGCAACGGTTTCGTGGTACCTGATCGAAAAGCCGATCAATGGTCTAAAAGATAAATTTTCCTATTAA
- a CDS encoding glycosyltransferase family 39 protein yields MSAQLSRNHLILLGALLVLALCLRLYRVGTYGIYFDEKSTLLISQGVCLEGANQKDVFSKPYFTPAEFWKPKTYADFVEANIRGDIGNSPSYYGVLMVWLSIFGLSDTALRMPSVIFSTLIVWLLFVFVRRHFRPGDTSRPGASGPLRSNTVDTLALTSAAIATIEPFFVSYSHIARNYSMSFFLTLLATHLFLVILERTQQAPDRFARPRTRPVVWLYLAYGLTFVTALLSHYLTITVFLCHGLYALLYLRNGRAWVQFAVTALIGLGLVSLWFLYGGGTYTFYILEEQKNFYRNLALTNPLHNGFGIILPATLPNILTRAVPVFSDLFIITNGLSAVLGGIRNSLLALGLGTVATLVMHRYFLVPKPPVWVYVAVPLLLLAGLPFYTVLPIRLLVLSTAIPFIYLIGRYVIYQTDTQQKRLVFLLLMLALVPTFFLLFMAWRSGHTYGITQRYSGFSFPYVCILVAFGFLQLVHTRLWFSVPIAIVLLIQAGFIGQILVGIYEDTAAKYTLFGEPRIANPYWSSAQQLKQLYAPGDTILYPNKQRVIRSKKNDITFSPVSLYDAQLVNLYLPKDAQYIQRVDPNERDRIVLVKGGSDKKITIFDFQGNKYRYGD; encoded by the coding sequence ATGTCTGCACAATTATCCCGCAATCACCTGATTCTGCTAGGTGCCTTACTGGTGCTAGCCCTATGTCTTCGCCTGTATCGAGTTGGTACCTATGGCATTTATTTCGACGAAAAATCAACCCTGCTCATTAGCCAGGGGGTATGTCTTGAAGGGGCTAACCAGAAAGATGTATTCAGCAAACCCTACTTTACCCCGGCCGAATTCTGGAAGCCGAAAACCTACGCCGATTTTGTAGAGGCAAACATCCGGGGAGATATTGGTAACAGCCCCTCCTACTACGGCGTTTTAATGGTCTGGCTCAGCATCTTTGGCCTGAGCGACACGGCGCTCCGTATGCCGTCGGTGATCTTCAGCACACTCATTGTCTGGCTGTTATTTGTTTTTGTACGACGGCACTTCCGACCAGGAGACACCTCACGCCCAGGAGCTTCCGGCCCCCTCAGGTCGAATACCGTTGATACGCTTGCCCTGACCAGTGCCGCCATTGCCACCATCGAGCCGTTTTTTGTATCGTATAGCCACATTGCCCGCAATTATTCCATGTCGTTTTTTCTGACATTGCTGGCTACCCATCTTTTTTTGGTCATTCTGGAACGTACCCAACAGGCCCCTGACCGATTCGCCCGACCCAGAACGCGGCCTGTCGTCTGGCTGTACTTGGCGTATGGGCTAACGTTTGTAACGGCGCTCCTCTCCCATTACCTGACCATCACCGTTTTTTTGTGCCACGGTCTTTATGCCTTACTGTATCTCCGGAATGGACGGGCCTGGGTACAGTTTGCTGTAACAGCGCTGATTGGACTGGGCTTGGTGTCGTTATGGTTCCTGTACGGGGGAGGCACGTATACCTTTTATATTCTTGAGGAACAGAAAAACTTTTACCGCAATCTGGCTCTTACCAACCCACTCCATAATGGATTCGGCATCATTCTGCCTGCAACGCTCCCTAATATTCTAACACGGGCCGTTCCGGTTTTTTCTGATCTATTCATCATCACCAATGGCTTGTCGGCCGTATTGGGCGGTATCCGTAACTCACTGCTGGCATTGGGGCTCGGGACTGTAGCTACGCTGGTCATGCATCGGTATTTTCTGGTGCCTAAGCCTCCGGTTTGGGTCTATGTAGCTGTTCCATTACTTCTGTTGGCTGGTTTACCTTTTTATACGGTCCTGCCGATTCGACTGCTGGTACTGTCTACTGCCATTCCGTTTATTTATCTGATTGGCCGGTACGTCATCTATCAAACTGATACCCAACAGAAACGATTGGTTTTTCTGTTACTTATGCTGGCCCTGGTTCCCACGTTCTTTTTGCTGTTCATGGCTTGGCGGTCGGGACATACCTATGGTATTACCCAACGGTACTCCGGGTTCTCGTTTCCCTATGTCTGTATTTTGGTTGCCTTTGGCTTTCTCCAGTTGGTGCATACCCGCTTGTGGTTCAGTGTTCCTATTGCCATTGTCCTGTTAATACAGGCTGGATTTATTGGTCAGATACTTGTAGGGATTTATGAAGATACAGCCGCTAAATACACGCTGTTTGGTGAGCCACGCATTGCTAACCCCTATTGGTCGTCTGCGCAACAACTGAAACAACTTTACGCACCGGGCGATACTATTCTTTACCCCAACAAGCAACGGGTTATTCGCTCTAAGAAAAACGATATAACCTTCTCTCCCGTTTCACTCTACGATGCTCAACTGGTCAACCTGTATCTGCCCAAAGATGCTCAGTATATCCAGCGTGTTGACCCAAACGAACGCGACCGAATTGTACTGGTGAAAGGGGGTTCCGACAAAAAAATTACTATTTTTGACTTTCAGGGCAACAAATACCGCTACGGTGACTAG
- a CDS encoding NAD-dependent epimerase/dehydratase family protein: protein MNSSVPDLLPTSIKQLNGPIVVFGASGFIGANLFEQLFRVRKDVYALTHDATKAWRLKLLDVPAENVVHCDILSNTSVQDVFGRIKPKTIFNLAAYGAYSKQKNVGLTYETNVLGTVNILENCTPDMVYIHAGSSSEYGFNCTAPKETDRVEPNSHYAVSKVSAAYTLEYYARVAQLNTLNLRLYSIYGGWEEPDRLIPRLVEENRKGQLPPLVSPDISRDFVYIDDCVDAFVQAALRVNPAIRGRSYNIATGKKTTMRELVDVARQTFGLTQEPVWGSMTNRNWDLADWYGDPSAAEADLGWKATTQLTDGLRQTAEWQVSHQYESRVIPAFQIPTLNPVISPIIACYKDAQAIPYMYERLVKTFNEMKVRYEIIFVNDNSPDNTDEVLAEICAKDPNVIAIKHSRNFGSQSAFLSGMEISSGDAVVLMDGDLQDPPEIIPKFYEKWQQGFDVTYGVRIQREMPAHVHFFYKQFYRLFKRTAYINIPVDAGDFSMIDRKVVRELVNLPETEQFLRGLRAWVGFKQTGVDYVRPERMFGVSTNNWTKNIWWAKKAIFSFSFAPLEWMTYAGFVLTGLSMLGIVWQILSRLLNFDPNTPYGLSTVIVLVMFFGGINLLGISFLGEYISKIFEETKKRPKFIRTLVRKGDRIYNTPDKISALITERKR from the coding sequence ATGAATTCGTCTGTCCCCGATTTGTTACCTACCAGCATAAAGCAGCTCAATGGACCGATTGTCGTTTTTGGAGCCAGTGGCTTCATCGGCGCCAATCTGTTTGAGCAACTCTTCCGCGTCCGCAAGGATGTGTACGCGCTGACCCACGATGCCACCAAAGCCTGGCGGCTGAAACTTCTGGATGTCCCTGCCGAAAACGTCGTTCATTGCGATATCCTCTCCAATACGTCGGTACAGGATGTATTTGGTCGAATAAAGCCAAAAACGATTTTCAACCTGGCGGCCTATGGTGCTTACAGTAAACAGAAAAATGTTGGCCTGACCTACGAAACCAACGTGCTTGGGACCGTCAATATTCTGGAAAATTGCACACCCGACATGGTGTATATCCATGCGGGCAGTAGTTCGGAATATGGTTTCAACTGCACCGCCCCTAAAGAAACCGACCGGGTTGAACCCAATAGCCATTATGCCGTTTCGAAAGTATCAGCCGCGTATACGCTCGAATACTACGCCCGTGTTGCTCAACTCAACACCCTCAACCTGCGGCTTTATTCCATTTACGGTGGCTGGGAAGAACCCGACCGGCTCATTCCCCGGCTGGTTGAAGAAAACCGGAAGGGGCAGTTACCTCCGCTGGTATCGCCCGATATTAGCCGCGACTTTGTGTATATTGACGATTGCGTGGATGCGTTTGTCCAGGCAGCTTTACGAGTTAACCCAGCTATTCGGGGTCGATCGTACAACATCGCCACTGGCAAAAAAACGACCATGCGCGAACTGGTCGATGTGGCCCGACAAACGTTTGGCCTAACCCAGGAGCCAGTATGGGGCAGTATGACTAATCGGAACTGGGATTTGGCCGATTGGTACGGCGACCCGTCGGCGGCCGAAGCCGATCTGGGCTGGAAAGCCACTACCCAGCTTACCGACGGCCTGCGGCAAACCGCCGAATGGCAGGTAAGTCATCAGTACGAAAGTCGCGTTATACCAGCCTTCCAGATACCAACGCTCAATCCGGTCATTTCGCCCATCATTGCGTGTTATAAAGACGCGCAGGCGATTCCTTACATGTATGAACGGCTGGTTAAAACCTTCAATGAGATGAAGGTGCGCTACGAAATCATTTTCGTGAACGACAACTCGCCCGATAATACTGACGAAGTTCTGGCCGAGATCTGCGCGAAAGACCCGAACGTTATTGCCATAAAACACTCACGTAACTTTGGCTCGCAATCGGCGTTTTTGAGTGGTATGGAAATCTCATCCGGCGACGCTGTTGTCCTGATGGATGGCGATTTGCAGGACCCTCCTGAAATCATCCCGAAGTTTTATGAGAAATGGCAGCAAGGTTTCGACGTTACCTATGGCGTTCGGATTCAGCGCGAAATGCCAGCCCATGTTCACTTTTTCTACAAGCAGTTTTATCGGCTCTTTAAACGAACGGCCTATATCAATATACCAGTTGATGCCGGTGATTTTTCGATGATTGACCGGAAAGTAGTACGCGAGCTGGTCAACCTGCCCGAAACCGAACAGTTCCTGCGTGGCTTACGCGCCTGGGTGGGTTTCAAACAAACGGGAGTCGATTACGTTCGCCCGGAACGTATGTTTGGTGTTTCGACCAACAACTGGACGAAGAATATCTGGTGGGCGAAGAAAGCAATTTTCTCGTTCAGCTTTGCCCCGCTGGAATGGATGACCTACGCAGGCTTTGTGCTGACGGGCCTTTCGATGCTGGGTATTGTCTGGCAGATTCTGTCGCGGCTGCTTAATTTCGATCCGAATACACCGTATGGCTTATCGACCGTTATTGTACTGGTGATGTTTTTTGGGGGGATCAATCTGCTGGGCATTTCGTTTTTGGGCGAGTACATCAGTAAGATTTTTGAAGAGACCAAAAAACGTCCGAAATTTATCCGAACTCTGGTTCGTAAAGGAGATCGCATTTACAACACGCCTGATAAAATTTCAGCTTTAATCACGGAACGTAAACGATAG
- a CDS encoding transketolase, with the protein MTSTTESTDLQTLQGQLRLKILSLYNQAHAGHIGCSLSCIDLMIATLILRKREQDTFLLSKGHAAAALYTCLNHLGEISDDVLATYYLNGTTLPAHPAPNQHTGIPFATGSLGHGLPIGTGVAQAGKLLGDDSRVFVLMSDGETNEGTTWEAAHFAIQHQLDNLIVLVDKNGLQGFGYTADVMGDTADVRTWNAIGFETVVVDGHSINDVTAAIDQLTATPNGKPKLVIAQTVKGKGVSYMENRLEWHYLPMSEAQYEQAKADVHDRYLASQEAQV; encoded by the coding sequence ATGACGTCAACAACTGAATCAACCGATTTGCAAACGCTTCAGGGGCAGCTTCGGCTCAAAATACTGAGCTTATACAATCAGGCGCATGCTGGTCATATCGGTTGTTCGCTGAGCTGCATCGATCTGATGATTGCTACGCTCATATTGCGAAAACGCGAACAGGATACGTTTCTTTTGTCGAAAGGGCATGCTGCAGCAGCCCTATATACCTGCCTCAATCACCTCGGCGAAATTTCTGACGACGTGCTGGCTACCTATTATCTCAATGGAACCACTCTCCCTGCCCACCCGGCCCCTAATCAGCACACAGGCATCCCCTTTGCAACGGGTTCGCTAGGTCATGGATTGCCCATTGGTACGGGCGTTGCCCAGGCTGGTAAGCTACTCGGCGACGATTCCCGCGTGTTTGTACTGATGTCGGATGGGGAAACCAACGAAGGAACAACTTGGGAGGCTGCTCACTTTGCCATTCAGCATCAGTTGGATAACCTCATCGTACTGGTCGATAAGAACGGTTTGCAAGGCTTTGGGTATACGGCCGATGTCATGGGCGACACAGCCGATGTACGAACCTGGAATGCTATCGGTTTTGAAACAGTAGTGGTCGATGGGCATTCCATCAACGATGTAACGGCCGCCATCGACCAGCTTACGGCGACGCCAAATGGGAAGCCAAAACTGGTTATCGCCCAAACGGTAAAAGGGAAAGGGGTTTCGTACATGGAAAATCGACTCGAATGGCATTATCTGCCGATGTCTGAGGCCCAGTACGAACAAGCGAAAGCTGATGTACATGATCGTTACCTGGCCTCTCAGGAAGCTCAGGTTTGA
- a CDS encoding protoporphyrinogen/coproporphyrinogen oxidase, with protein MNYKYVIIGSGPTGLGAAYRLKELGITDFVVLEKEARIGGLSKSFVDEKGFTWDVGGHVQFSHYKYFDDLMHKALGAEGWLSHQRESWVWIEGRFVPYPFQNNIKYLTPETMWKCLEGIIHNYKFPNNKKPANFREWILATFGPGLAETFMFPYNFKVWAYPPEDMNAVWVGERVAITDLQRVTKNIIFNQDDFSWGPNSTFQFPKHGGTGGIWEAVGDLIGRESIKLNTAVEQVIGPEKKLILSNGEEIHYEYLMSTMPLDLFTQRVQGLDPETVQTAQGLKHSSTNVVGIGLKGKPKESLKTMCWMYFPEYNSPYYRVTVFSNYSPNNVPDINQHWSLMTETSESSAKPVNRETLIDDTIRALLEDQLIESADDVISTFHMAFDYGYPTPSVERDGILKAVLPKLESFDIYSRGRFGAWKYEVSNQDHSLMQGVEWANRVAANIPELTLPFPETANAMWGK; from the coding sequence ATGAATTATAAGTATGTTATTATAGGCTCTGGTCCTACGGGCCTTGGAGCTGCTTACCGCCTGAAAGAACTAGGAATTACTGACTTCGTTGTCCTCGAAAAAGAAGCGCGAATCGGTGGATTATCTAAAAGTTTTGTGGATGAAAAAGGCTTCACCTGGGATGTAGGAGGCCATGTTCAGTTCTCTCACTATAAGTACTTCGATGACCTGATGCATAAAGCATTGGGCGCAGAGGGCTGGCTCAGTCACCAGCGCGAATCGTGGGTCTGGATTGAAGGTCGGTTTGTTCCCTATCCATTCCAGAATAACATCAAGTACCTTACACCCGAAACGATGTGGAAATGCCTGGAAGGCATTATTCACAACTATAAATTTCCTAATAACAAGAAGCCCGCTAACTTCCGGGAATGGATTCTGGCAACGTTTGGGCCTGGTCTGGCCGAAACGTTCATGTTCCCTTACAATTTCAAAGTATGGGCCTATCCTCCAGAGGATATGAATGCCGTTTGGGTGGGTGAACGGGTAGCCATCACCGACCTGCAGCGGGTAACGAAAAACATCATATTCAATCAGGATGATTTTTCCTGGGGCCCCAATAGTACATTTCAATTTCCGAAACACGGTGGTACTGGAGGCATTTGGGAAGCCGTTGGCGATCTGATTGGCCGGGAATCTATCAAACTCAATACAGCCGTCGAACAAGTAATCGGACCGGAGAAAAAACTCATCCTGTCGAATGGCGAAGAGATTCACTATGAGTATCTGATGAGTACCATGCCGCTCGACCTGTTTACGCAGCGCGTACAAGGGCTTGATCCCGAAACGGTGCAAACAGCGCAGGGACTCAAGCACTCATCAACCAACGTTGTAGGAATTGGCCTGAAAGGAAAGCCTAAAGAGAGCCTAAAAACCATGTGCTGGATGTATTTCCCGGAATACAACAGCCCTTACTACCGGGTTACGGTGTTCTCGAACTACAGCCCCAACAACGTTCCTGACATCAACCAGCATTGGTCGCTAATGACCGAAACAAGTGAATCGTCGGCCAAGCCTGTTAATCGCGAAACGTTGATCGACGACACCATCCGGGCTCTGCTTGAAGACCAGTTGATTGAATCGGCCGACGACGTGATTTCGACATTCCATATGGCTTTCGATTACGGCTATCCCACCCCATCGGTCGAACGGGATGGTATTTTAAAGGCTGTTCTGCCTAAACTGGAATCGTTCGATATTTATTCACGGGGCCGGTTTGGTGCCTGGAAATATGAGGTAAGTAATCAGGATCACTCGCTAATGCAGGGCGTAGAATGGGCCAATAGAGTGGCGGCTAATATTCCTGAATTGACACTGCCTTTCCCCGAAACCGCCAACGCAATGTGGGGTAAATAG
- a CDS encoding aldo/keto reductase → MKKRTLGKNLEVSAIGLGCMGMSFGYGPAADKTDMIRLIRSAVEQGVTFFDTAEVYGPFANEELVGKALEPFRGQVVIATKFGFNIDYAGNRLEGLNSRPERIRQVAEASMKRLRVEVIDLFYQHRVDPEVPVEDVAGTVQDLIREGKVKHFGLSEAGAQTIRRAHAVQPVTALQSEYSLWTRQHEKEIIPTIDELGIGLVAYSPLGKGFLTGKIDENTQFAEGDIRNILPRYTEEARLANKALLDLVNTFAARHNATPAQIALAWVLAQKPWIVPIPGTTKVHRLTENNGAASIELTADELQEIEEASSRITVTGARYPEQMEKSTGL, encoded by the coding sequence ATGAAAAAGCGAACACTAGGCAAAAATCTGGAAGTGTCGGCCATTGGACTTGGCTGTATGGGAATGAGCTTCGGCTATGGACCGGCTGCCGATAAAACGGACATGATCAGGCTAATTCGGTCGGCTGTCGAACAAGGCGTTACCTTCTTCGATACGGCTGAAGTGTATGGTCCATTTGCCAACGAAGAACTGGTCGGCAAAGCCCTGGAGCCTTTTAGAGGTCAGGTCGTTATTGCCACTAAATTTGGTTTTAATATCGATTATGCTGGCAACCGGCTGGAGGGTTTGAATAGCCGTCCTGAGCGTATCCGACAGGTTGCCGAAGCATCGATGAAGCGTCTTCGGGTGGAGGTGATCGACCTGTTTTATCAACACCGCGTCGATCCTGAGGTCCCGGTTGAAGATGTGGCTGGCACGGTACAAGACCTGATTCGGGAAGGGAAAGTAAAGCATTTTGGCCTATCTGAAGCAGGTGCACAAACCATTCGTAGGGCGCATGCTGTACAGCCCGTTACGGCCCTTCAGAGCGAATACTCACTCTGGACTCGCCAGCATGAGAAGGAAATTATTCCGACGATTGACGAATTAGGGATTGGGTTGGTTGCCTACAGCCCCTTAGGTAAAGGCTTTCTGACGGGCAAAATCGACGAGAACACACAATTTGCGGAAGGTGATATTCGGAACATCTTACCCCGATATACCGAAGAAGCCCGCTTAGCCAACAAAGCGCTGCTCGATTTAGTGAATACCTTTGCTGCTCGGCACAACGCCACACCTGCCCAGATCGCCCTAGCCTGGGTGTTGGCGCAAAAGCCCTGGATTGTGCCTATTCCTGGCACAACGAAGGTACATCGGCTAACGGAAAATAACGGTGCTGCTTCCATTGAACTCACGGCCGACGAACTTCAGGAAATTGAAGAGGCTTCTTCGCGGATTACTGTAACTGGAGCTCGTTACCCTGAACAAATGGAGAAATCGACTGGGCTGTAA
- a CDS encoding class I SAM-dependent methyltransferase: MDDPKRIVQQGYDRLGSSYRAFFEKTDSKRYMNWLANFVQHLPTGSSVLELGCADGIPTAQYLSQFTDYLGIDLSPIQVELARQNVPQARFDIADMSALSFPAESFNGAVALYSIIHLPLAEQPDLFKAVYQWLKPGGYFLCIAGSGEWTGTESDWIEPNTEMYWSHADANTYRNWFSETGFILVDSFFVPESNGGHTYFLLAK, encoded by the coding sequence TTGGACGATCCTAAACGTATTGTACAGCAAGGGTATGACCGTCTGGGCAGCTCATACCGGGCTTTCTTTGAGAAAACGGATTCAAAACGGTATATGAACTGGCTGGCCAATTTCGTCCAGCACCTTCCTACTGGAAGTAGTGTACTTGAACTAGGCTGTGCGGATGGGATTCCAACCGCCCAATACCTAAGCCAGTTTACGGATTATCTAGGCATCGATCTATCCCCCATACAAGTCGAATTAGCTCGCCAGAACGTCCCTCAGGCTCGCTTCGACATTGCCGACATGTCAGCTCTTTCTTTTCCTGCCGAATCATTCAATGGTGCTGTTGCCTTATATTCCATCATTCACCTACCGCTGGCAGAGCAGCCTGATTTATTCAAAGCTGTTTACCAATGGCTCAAACCGGGTGGTTACTTTCTGTGTATAGCAGGGTCTGGCGAGTGGACAGGTACCGAATCAGACTGGATTGAACCCAACACTGAGATGTACTGGAGCCACGCTGATGCCAATACATACCGAAACTGGTTCAGCGAAACAGGTTTTATCCTAGTAGATAGTTTCTTCGTACCCGAAAGCAACGGAGGTCACACCTACTTCTTACTGGCAAAGTAA
- a CDS encoding glycosyltransferase family 2 protein: MSLLLSIVMPAYNEEEVIETVVKLWTDLLTEQFPTENTRLIVINDGSRDKTGAILDQIKSRYPKLMVVHQPNGGHGNAVVNGYRQAVALDSEYVFQTDSDDQFVTDDFARLWAKRNESPFILGYREERFDAPARLFITKILRWSIAFIYGTYIKDSNIPFRLIRGSFLRKLLAQLPNPTPFAPNIFLAVMAKKAGYNTFDIPITHKERLTGTVSILKWKLLKVCIQSFKELAQFRFELGSKVKELKKPEPVTA; the protein is encoded by the coding sequence ATGAGCCTCCTGCTGTCTATTGTAATGCCGGCTTACAACGAAGAAGAAGTCATCGAAACGGTTGTAAAGCTGTGGACCGATCTGTTGACCGAACAATTTCCCACCGAAAACACTCGTCTGATCGTTATCAATGATGGATCGCGCGATAAGACCGGCGCTATTCTAGACCAAATCAAAAGTCGCTATCCAAAATTGATGGTTGTTCATCAGCCAAACGGTGGACACGGTAATGCTGTAGTGAATGGATATCGGCAGGCCGTCGCGCTTGATTCGGAATATGTTTTCCAAACCGACAGCGATGACCAGTTTGTTACCGACGATTTTGCCCGGCTGTGGGCTAAACGGAACGAATCACCCTTTATCCTGGGCTATCGGGAAGAACGGTTCGATGCACCGGCTCGTCTGTTTATTACAAAAATTCTTCGCTGGAGTATCGCGTTTATTTACGGAACCTACATCAAGGATAGCAACATTCCATTTCGGCTCATCCGGGGTTCATTCCTGCGCAAGTTGTTAGCCCAGCTTCCCAACCCAACCCCTTTTGCGCCAAATATTTTTCTGGCCGTAATGGCGAAAAAGGCTGGCTACAATACCTTCGATATTCCTATTACGCACAAAGAGCGGCTGACGGGTACAGTTTCTATTTTGAAATGGAAACTCCTGAAAGTGTGCATTCAGAGTTTTAAAGAGCTGGCACAGTTCCGATTTGAACTAGGCAGCAAAGTCAAAGAACTCAAAAAACCCGAGCCAGTAACGGCGTAA